In the genome of Stomoxys calcitrans chromosome 4, idStoCalc2.1, whole genome shotgun sequence, the window GACCTGGTAGAATTATCTTGGCGTATAAGTCGGATCCAAAAACGATGTCGAATGGTCCACTTTGATAAAAATGGGGATCCGCCAACTTCATGTTTGGGAACTTGTCTGCAGTTGTTGCTGGAATTGATCTTTTTGGGGTGTCCATAGATATGCGATGGTTCACAGTCATCATGGTTTCTAATAACCTGTTGGTGATACATTTGGAATGGATCGCGACAGGGCAGATAGTTTCGCTGCCAAGAGTAGTAGTAGTTAGCCCAATTTTCTCTATCAATCGCTGTGAAATTTTGCTAATAGATGTGCATGGATCTATTACGGCTCTGACCGAGTGCTTTTTCTTGCCATGGAGTACATCTACCACGGCCGTTGGGAAAAGATTAGTTGTATGGGGACTGGTAAGTGTTTCAAGGCTCACGGCTTGagatatggttgttgttgttggacgtTTATGTTGGGTTGTTGTTGAACGTTTGGGTTTTTGATAGTTATCCTTGGCTTCTGTTTTTTGGTTGTCGTGTTTCTCGGAGTGGATATGCAAATAGGAATGATGACTGCCTCCACAATGTTTGCATCCTAAGCTAGAAAAACATTTTCCGGATGAATGCGTATGGGCCAAGCAATTGGGACAGTAGTTATTAGCTATAACTGCATGCAAACGTTTATCGACGGTCATGCAGAGAAATTTCTGGCATTTTCGCAGCCCATGGTTGCCCTTACACAATCTGCAATTAAAGCTGAACTTGGTGCGACGTCCTTTGGACACTTTACATTTTATCGAAGGCATACTGAAATTAAATAAGGatatattgtaataaaatttagcaAGGAGGGAGGAGAACAATTTTCACTATCGGACGAGTGATTATACCC includes:
- the LOC131996831 gene encoding uncharacterized protein LOC131996831, coding for MPSIKCKVSKGRRTKFSFNCRLCKGNHGLRKCQKFLCMTVDKRLHAVIANNYCPNCLAHTHSSGKCFSSLGCKHCGGSHHSYLHIHSEKHDNQKTEAKDNYQKPKRSTTTQHKRPTTTTISQAVSLETLTSPHTTNLFPTAVVDVLHGKKKHSVRAVIDPCTSISKISQRLIEKIGLTTTTLGSETICPVAIHSKCITNRLLETMMTVNHRISMDTPKRSIPATTADKFPNMKLADPHFYQSGPFDIVFGSDLYAKIILPGLLPSNAGLPVATNTIFGWVLSGSCSA